A single region of the Chitinophaga niabensis genome encodes:
- a CDS encoding MauE/DoxX family redox-associated membrane protein, giving the protein MSRRKWIMETILLLLFILYIYTAGSKLINYNATVFQMNAQPFDNKYTPFLVLGIPIAEFIVAGMLIFKRTLLKGLWASLFLLTLFTGYIVLVKLNYYGTIPCSCGGVLKDLTWTKHLFFNLFFMGISIVGILLERRGLQSRQFNTMSLS; this is encoded by the coding sequence ATGTCACGTCGTAAATGGATAATGGAGACCATTCTGCTACTGCTGTTCATTCTATATATCTATACTGCAGGGAGCAAGCTGATCAATTACAACGCCACCGTATTTCAAATGAATGCTCAGCCATTTGACAACAAGTATACCCCTTTTCTTGTATTGGGGATACCTATCGCTGAGTTCATCGTGGCCGGTATGCTCATTTTCAAAAGAACCCTGCTAAAGGGGCTGTGGGCATCTTTATTTCTGCTTACTTTATTCACAGGTTACATCGTTTTAGTTAAGCTCAATTATTATGGAACAATTCCTTGTTCCTGCGGAGGAGTACTAAAAGATCTGACCTGGACGAAACATCTTTTCTTCAATTTATTCTTCATGGGTATTAGCATCGTTGGGATCCTTCTGGAAAGAAGGGGTCTGCAATCCCGGCAGTTTAATACAATGAGTTTGTCTTAA
- a CDS encoding RagB/SusD family nutrient uptake outer membrane protein, with protein MKPVLSVFFVCALAFCACKKQNEWLDAKRQITDNVPETLKDFQAILDNSIIMNAGYPTLGLLGADNYYFPDAAVQVINAMDRNSYLWNKDIFGVEASIEYNTAYNIIASANVVLEGVAAIDIATDKLAEYNNVKGQALFFRSMLFSELAAVFCKHYNASTAANDLGICIRTKSDVHHLEPRSSIEQTYKLIIDDLKLAASLLPVTAVYKTRPCKSAAFALLARTYLQMGSYTNAKSFSDSALTYSARLLDFNDEIISITKPYRFPDFKLENPEIVFYATGYPHAGIAPSASFNRSFVDSLLFQSYDDNDLRKTYFFATDNVGRAKYRGGYTGNDLIFDGIGINEVFLIRAECNARMNNIVSATDDLNKLLKNRYKKGAYTDFVATDGDVALVKILEERRKELPFTGQIRWQDLRRLNKEPRFARVLKRLYNGTLYEIQPNDKRYIYPFPQNEIDLAGIQQNER; from the coding sequence ATGAAACCTGTTTTAAGCGTATTTTTTGTTTGTGCACTTGCTTTTTGTGCTTGTAAGAAGCAAAATGAATGGTTGGATGCGAAAAGGCAAATAACCGATAATGTGCCCGAAACATTAAAGGATTTTCAGGCAATCCTTGATAACAGCATAATAATGAATGCAGGTTATCCCACACTGGGCCTATTGGGAGCAGATAATTATTATTTTCCAGATGCTGCCGTACAAGTAATAAATGCTATGGACAGGAATAGTTATCTATGGAATAAAGATATTTTTGGAGTTGAAGCTTCAATAGAGTATAACACAGCGTACAATATCATTGCCAGTGCCAATGTTGTACTTGAAGGGGTTGCAGCTATTGATATCGCTACTGACAAGCTTGCTGAATATAATAATGTCAAAGGGCAGGCATTGTTTTTCAGGTCAATGCTTTTCTCTGAACTCGCAGCAGTGTTTTGTAAGCATTATAATGCAAGTACCGCCGCCAATGATCTTGGTATTTGTATTAGAACAAAATCAGATGTTCATCATCTCGAGCCGCGATCTTCTATTGAGCAGACCTATAAACTAATCATCGATGATTTGAAACTTGCGGCTTCACTATTGCCAGTAACGGCTGTATATAAAACCCGCCCTTGCAAGTCTGCTGCATTTGCATTGTTGGCCAGAACCTATCTTCAAATGGGTAGCTATACAAACGCGAAGAGTTTCTCTGATTCTGCATTAACCTATTCTGCCAGATTATTGGATTTTAATGACGAAATTATTTCGATTACTAAACCCTATAGGTTTCCCGACTTTAAATTGGAGAATCCGGAGATTGTATTTTATGCAACCGGATATCCACATGCAGGAATTGCACCTAGCGCTTCGTTTAACAGGTCTTTTGTTGATAGTTTATTATTTCAGTCTTATGACGATAATGATCTTAGGAAAACATACTTCTTTGCTACTGATAATGTTGGAAGGGCCAAGTATAGAGGAGGCTACACAGGTAATGATCTGATCTTTGATGGTATAGGAATTAATGAGGTCTTTTTGATCAGAGCAGAGTGTAATGCAAGAATGAATAATATAGTTTCAGCAACGGATGATCTGAATAAATTGTTAAAGAACCGATACAAAAAGGGTGCCTATACCGATTTCGTGGCTACGGATGGTGATGTTGCATTAGTTAAAATACTTGAAGAGCGAAGGAAGGAATTACCTTTTACAGGACAGATCAGATGGCAGGATTTGAGGAGACTCAATAAAGAACCCCGTTTTGCGCGTGTTCTCAAGAGATTGTATAATGGCACTTTGTATGAAATTCAACCTAATGATAAAAGATACATCTATCCTTTCCCTCAGAACGAAATTGATCTAGCTGGTATACAGCAGAATGAACGATAA
- a CDS encoding sigma-70 family RNA polymerase sigma factor: MREDRTTPKDSGRSQEILQKLFFKFRESLIMESYGILRDLYEAEDVVQETFIILWEKGHLDRVKPAAYRSYLYCAVRNNSLSRQRVVQNNQRKKDRFSETAPQFEHKNYAEVWEIRKRINEAVQTLPEQRRWAFIKSHLDRKTYREVGLEMGLNMETVRSHVKIALKTLRELLGNLK; encoded by the coding sequence ATGAGGGAAGATCGCACAACTCCAAAGGATTCGGGCCGTTCTCAGGAAATACTGCAAAAGCTATTTTTTAAGTTTCGTGAATCGCTGATCATGGAATCTTATGGTATTCTGCGTGATCTGTATGAAGCTGAAGATGTTGTGCAGGAAACATTTATCATACTTTGGGAGAAGGGTCACCTTGACCGTGTTAAACCGGCTGCCTACAGGTCCTACCTATACTGTGCGGTTAGAAATAACTCACTTAGCCGCCAGCGTGTTGTACAGAACAATCAGCGGAAGAAGGACCGTTTTTCTGAAACGGCTCCTCAGTTTGAGCATAAGAACTATGCAGAAGTGTGGGAAATACGCAAAAGGATCAACGAAGCTGTTCAGACCTTACCGGAGCAAAGGAGGTGGGCCTTCATTAAATCCCATCTGGACAGAAAGACCTATCGGGAAGTAGGGCTGGAAATGGGATTGAATATGGAAACCGTTAGAAGTCATGTGAAAATAGCCTTGAAAACGTTGCGGGAATTATTGGGGAATCTAAAATGA
- a CDS encoding FecR family protein — MEPDHNHIRQLYLQQLMDKLSEQEKLELEAAMEDPGIRQMCRDLDELYSSPEMRELLRERPTSTRWNELMEVIMEREDEPVRYLTVRNLVAAATVLLVIGLGTWFLWVKPQQQSINYSAATEKAEKSYDIRLKLYSGEEVALTGPESNSSRLIGDVQLMSENKTLRYQQRPGGGSLWNSLEVPAKKDYKILLADGTVVTLNSSSSLRFPFSFTGNTREVEVKGEAYFEVAKNAEKPFIVHTPNGDIRVLGTSFNVNTYEPGKTTTSLVAGSIKAVAAGKEVLLQPNQEASWKTGEPIVVQRFEASRALSWMDGVHFFEGANMKAIADVVDRWYDVKIVYDNPAIAAYKFDVKLDKGRPLEEFLAVLKIAKGVNYKLEGNILHLQ, encoded by the coding sequence ATGGAACCAGATCACAACCATATCAGGCAATTATACCTGCAACAACTTATGGATAAGCTTTCCGAACAGGAGAAGCTGGAGTTGGAGGCGGCTATGGAAGACCCCGGGATCCGGCAAATGTGCCGGGATCTGGACGAATTGTATTCGTCTCCGGAAATGAGGGAGCTTTTAAGGGAAAGGCCCACCAGTACCCGGTGGAATGAATTGATGGAGGTTATTATGGAGCGGGAGGATGAACCGGTGAGGTACTTGACCGTTCGTAACCTGGTAGCGGCGGCTACTGTTTTATTAGTGATTGGATTAGGTACCTGGTTCCTTTGGGTTAAACCCCAACAACAATCTATTAACTATTCAGCCGCTACGGAAAAAGCGGAGAAATCATATGATATCAGGTTAAAATTATACTCCGGAGAGGAGGTAGCTTTAACCGGGCCGGAATCTAATAGTTCCAGGTTGATTGGTGATGTGCAGTTGATGAGTGAGAATAAAACATTGCGTTATCAGCAGCGGCCGGGGGGAGGCAGTTTGTGGAATTCCCTGGAGGTACCTGCTAAAAAGGATTATAAGATCCTGCTGGCGGATGGTACGGTTGTAACCCTCAATTCTTCTTCCAGCCTGCGTTTCCCCTTCTCCTTCACAGGGAATACCCGGGAGGTGGAAGTGAAAGGGGAGGCTTACTTTGAGGTAGCGAAGAATGCAGAGAAACCTTTTATTGTTCATACACCTAATGGAGATATCCGGGTTTTGGGTACATCCTTTAACGTGAATACCTATGAGCCTGGTAAAACAACAACGTCCCTTGTGGCGGGTAGCATTAAAGCCGTTGCGGCAGGGAAGGAAGTGTTACTGCAGCCTAACCAGGAGGCTAGTTGGAAAACCGGCGAACCTATTGTGGTTCAAAGGTTTGAAGCATCGAGGGCATTATCATGGATGGACGGGGTGCACTTTTTTGAAGGTGCAAACATGAAGGCGATAGCAGATGTGGTGGACCGGTGGTATGATGTAAAGATTGTGTACGACAACCCGGCAATTGCAGCCTATAAATTTGATGTAAAGCTGGATAAGGGCCGGCCACTTGAAGAATTCCTCGCTGTGTTGAAAATAGCTAAAGGCGTGAATTATAAATTAGAAGGTAACATACTCCATTTACAATAA
- a CDS encoding SusC/RagA family TonB-linked outer membrane protein — translation MSGKIMPFISGHPKWMIICMFISLATHAQNSVQDERTLTYSGNVSIANIFKAIEKQTGLTVTFENSIINKEVKLRVNFRNASIRDVMNKVTEGLNISWVLVNTQIVLYQKETSAEVKPKEVLKVSGSIMDAEGNPLPGATIVVKGTNKGASTGANGRFSIDNVPKRTWLVISSVGYLSKQFFLENETELSFTLDAGVTQMEGVTIVSTGYQSLPMERSTGSFVPLDSELVQRRVGTNILDRLDGVTSGLLNFTTSTPGNISKMPSVTSLGLSLRGLSTLSPNQVNVNPLIVLDNFPYEGDVRNINPNDIESITVLKDAASASIWGARSGNGVIVLTTKKGRLNEKMKIDFNTNITIGSRPNLYYDPNYLNSADYISIERHLFNLGYFNSDISNTTSRPPLSPVVEILAKERAQQLTSEEAEAQINQLKGNDVRKDFLKHMYQSSINQQYAVNLRGGSKDITYYLSLGHDRNRDNLVRNGMYRTTITSSSMFMPAKNLEVTAFMNYSYSKVTQHNELRYGAVRTGGSTYDVLYPYAKLADGNGEALPTMRDYRTNYTDSVSRLGFLDWRYRPLDEIKEGNNYTTIQGIVLRAAIKYKFASFLNAEVLYQHEKQLIEARNYRSEETYFTRNLINRFSVYDTATQTIKYNFPRGGILSKGNYDWRIHNLRASLNYNQSFGQHDITSIVGAEIREISASGTERNTVGHFDEFGMPDGNLNLNILYPTNPVGTSTLNTPLLPLNGAVLGTLSRYVSYYANVGYSYNKRYDFTLSGRKDGANLFGVKANEKITPLWSVGAGWEMNREMFYSITWLPYLKLRASYGFNGNVYNGSAYLTGTNFTNPLTGASSIIALSPANDQLRWEKVKLLNLGVDFSTKGARLSGTIEYYRKNGIDLVEKATLAPQTGFSSVNKNSASTLTKGWDISVTGRIMRGGLKWNSTLLLNVLHDKITAYSFKPTISSVITKDPEILLYVVGRPLRGILSYRWAGLDPKTGDPQGMLNGQISKDYNGIIRNASPDSLVYHGSATPTYFGSLRNDLAYKNFSLSFNIIYKLGYYFRRPSANLNYLITLNAYMNRDYAESWKQPGDELRTSVPSLSYPTNTQRNDFYQYSELLVERADHVRLQDVRIGYTFGDSGPFRTRFKRIQIYSYLNNLGIIWRANKFKIDPDVYHIPGSHNLPNPFTFSLGVQANF, via the coding sequence ATGTCAGGTAAGATTATGCCTTTCATCAGTGGACACCCCAAATGGATGATCATATGCATGTTCATTTCCCTGGCAACGCATGCCCAAAATTCCGTTCAGGATGAACGGACCCTCACTTATTCCGGTAATGTTTCCATTGCCAATATTTTCAAAGCCATTGAAAAACAGACAGGCCTTACCGTTACTTTTGAAAATTCCATCATAAACAAAGAAGTAAAGTTGCGGGTCAACTTCAGGAATGCAAGTATCCGCGATGTGATGAATAAAGTAACGGAGGGTTTGAATATCAGCTGGGTATTGGTGAATACGCAGATCGTACTGTATCAGAAGGAAACGTCTGCCGAAGTAAAACCCAAAGAAGTACTTAAAGTTTCCGGTTCTATTATGGATGCAGAGGGTAATCCCCTTCCCGGTGCCACCATTGTAGTGAAAGGAACCAACAAAGGTGCCAGCACCGGAGCGAATGGACGCTTTAGCATTGATAATGTTCCCAAACGTACCTGGCTGGTGATCAGTTCTGTAGGATATCTCAGCAAACAGTTCTTCCTGGAGAATGAAACCGAACTTTCCTTTACCCTGGATGCAGGCGTTACACAAATGGAAGGCGTCACGATCGTATCTACCGGTTACCAAAGTCTGCCCATGGAACGTTCTACGGGTTCCTTCGTACCGTTGGACAGTGAGCTGGTGCAAAGAAGGGTAGGGACAAATATCCTGGACAGGTTGGATGGAGTGACCAGCGGGCTGTTGAACTTTACCACTTCCACGCCGGGCAATATTTCGAAAATGCCATCTGTAACCTCTCTTGGTCTTTCGCTCAGAGGTTTAAGCACTTTATCTCCGAACCAGGTGAACGTCAATCCCCTGATCGTACTGGACAATTTCCCTTATGAAGGAGATGTACGGAATATTAATCCAAATGATATTGAATCCATTACGGTGTTAAAGGATGCTGCGTCAGCCAGCATTTGGGGAGCCAGGAGCGGCAATGGGGTAATTGTTCTTACTACCAAAAAAGGCAGGCTGAATGAGAAGATGAAGATCGACTTCAATACAAACATCACTATTGGAAGCCGGCCCAACCTATATTATGATCCGAATTATTTGAATTCAGCAGATTACATCTCCATTGAACGCCATCTCTTTAACCTGGGATATTTCAATTCAGATATTAGTAATACTACAAGCAGACCCCCTTTATCTCCTGTGGTAGAGATCCTCGCTAAAGAAAGAGCGCAACAACTGACCAGTGAAGAAGCAGAAGCGCAGATCAATCAGTTAAAAGGGAACGATGTGCGGAAGGATTTCCTGAAGCATATGTACCAAAGCTCGATCAACCAGCAATATGCAGTTAACCTGCGGGGTGGTTCTAAAGATATTACTTACTATTTATCACTGGGGCACGACAGGAATAGGGATAATCTTGTCAGGAATGGTATGTACAGAACTACGATTACCTCTTCCAGTATGTTCATGCCGGCTAAGAACTTAGAGGTTACGGCATTTATGAATTACAGCTATAGTAAGGTGACGCAGCATAATGAACTGAGGTATGGTGCTGTTAGAACGGGAGGGAGTACTTATGATGTGTTATATCCTTATGCTAAACTGGCAGATGGAAATGGAGAGGCCCTGCCTACTATGAGAGATTACAGGACTAACTATACAGACAGTGTTTCAAGACTTGGATTCCTGGATTGGCGATACAGGCCATTGGATGAAATTAAGGAAGGGAATAATTATACAACGATTCAGGGGATCGTTCTCCGGGCTGCGATTAAGTATAAATTTGCTTCTTTCCTCAATGCGGAAGTATTGTATCAGCACGAGAAACAACTGATCGAAGCAAGGAATTATAGAAGTGAGGAGACGTATTTTACCCGAAACCTGATCAACCGGTTTTCTGTATATGATACGGCTACCCAGACGATAAAATATAATTTCCCAAGAGGTGGCATTTTGTCCAAGGGCAATTACGACTGGCGGATCCATAACCTCAGGGCAAGTTTGAATTATAATCAGAGCTTTGGCCAGCATGATATTACCAGTATTGTGGGTGCTGAAATAAGGGAGATCTCTGCTTCAGGTACGGAAAGGAATACGGTAGGGCATTTTGATGAATTTGGCATGCCGGACGGAAATTTGAACCTGAATATCTTGTATCCCACCAATCCAGTGGGTACATCTACGCTGAATACTCCTTTATTGCCGCTGAATGGAGCTGTGCTGGGAACATTAAGCAGGTATGTTTCCTATTATGCTAACGTTGGATATAGCTATAACAAACGATACGACTTTACATTGAGTGGAAGAAAAGATGGGGCGAACCTGTTTGGTGTGAAAGCAAATGAGAAGATCACGCCACTTTGGTCTGTTGGTGCGGGATGGGAGATGAACAGGGAGATGTTCTACAGTATCACCTGGTTGCCCTATCTGAAGTTAAGGGCTTCTTATGGTTTCAACGGCAATGTTTACAATGGATCAGCTTACCTGACAGGAACTAATTTCACTAATCCTTTGACCGGGGCTTCTTCCATTATTGCACTGAGTCCGGCTAATGATCAATTAAGATGGGAGAAGGTGAAACTTTTGAATTTGGGGGTTGATTTTAGTACGAAGGGAGCCAGGCTTTCCGGTACAATTGAGTATTACAGGAAAAATGGAATTGATCTGGTTGAGAAAGCAACATTGGCGCCACAAACCGGATTTTCTTCAGTGAATAAGAACTCTGCAAGTACATTGACCAAAGGTTGGGATATATCTGTTACAGGAAGAATCATGAGAGGAGGCCTAAAATGGAATTCCACCTTGCTGCTGAATGTTTTGCATGATAAGATCACGGCATATTCTTTTAAGCCAACTATCAGTTCTGTGATCACGAAGGATCCGGAAATTTTATTGTATGTAGTTGGAAGACCATTGAGAGGTATTTTAAGCTATAGATGGGCAGGCTTAGATCCTAAAACAGGTGATCCACAGGGCATGCTCAATGGACAAATAAGCAAGGACTATAATGGGATCATAAGGAACGCCAGCCCGGATAGCCTGGTGTATCATGGATCTGCCACTCCAACCTATTTTGGTTCTCTCAGGAATGATCTGGCATACAAGAATTTCTCCTTGTCTTTTAACATTATATATAAGCTGGGGTATTATTTCAGAAGACCAAGTGCTAATCTGAATTATCTGATTACACTGAATGCTTATATGAATCGCGATTATGCAGAGAGTTGGAAGCAACCAGGTGATGAGCTTAGAACAAGCGTACCGTCCCTTAGCTACCCCACTAATACGCAACGAAATGATTTTTATCAATATTCTGAATTATTGGTAGAGCGGGCAGATCATGTGAGATTACAGGATGTTAGGATTGGATATACATTTGGGGATTCGGGGCCATTCAGGACCAGGTTTAAAAGGATCCAGATCTATTCTTACCTGAATAACCTGGGTATTATCTGGCGGGCGAATAAATTTAAGATTGATCCGGATGTATATCATATTCCCGGTAGCCATAACCTGCCTAATCCTTTTACTTTTTCCTTAGGCGTTCAAGCTAATTTTTAA
- a CDS encoding helix-turn-helix domain-containing protein, giving the protein MSMKNMRSVFQGGCFTNVRSAPGETGPLILKGSDSTINQGQFINIRPMYFSDQNYTVWVYDMELVKEEELTVILPKVSAAMLYNLNGRSTLSICKSHQLKLKEKSYSPLSLQPGQHTLVMDPGYCKVLLLLFHPPYVSPVTDLRIVPEEYSIRPKVEAKLINQTCQQLIEDVQRDNYGGELWRLKREVLILDLFFRSLDEIGIPLQKEQPFQLHPDYERMVKVQVYIKENIDKKLSVPMLARKFAIPPAQLRRTYLQVFKQQMWEYIRTERLHRATVLLLETEMPVHEIAWEVGYESAAGFTRVFTFTFRQSPTDYRKSYRKAS; this is encoded by the coding sequence ATGTCAATGAAAAACATGCGTAGTGTTTTCCAGGGGGGATGCTTTACAAACGTCCGTAGCGCACCTGGAGAAACGGGACCACTTATTCTGAAAGGATCAGACTCCACCATCAATCAGGGCCAGTTCATTAACATTCGGCCGATGTATTTCTCAGACCAGAACTACACCGTTTGGGTGTATGACATGGAATTGGTCAAAGAAGAGGAATTAACGGTAATACTGCCAAAGGTATCTGCAGCTATGCTCTATAACCTAAACGGCAGATCTACCCTTAGCATCTGTAAGTCTCACCAGTTGAAACTGAAGGAAAAAAGCTACAGCCCACTCTCTCTTCAGCCAGGGCAGCACACCTTAGTGATGGACCCGGGTTATTGCAAGGTACTCCTGCTGCTTTTCCATCCGCCTTATGTTTCCCCGGTAACCGACCTCAGGATAGTTCCGGAGGAATATTCAATCCGGCCGAAAGTAGAAGCCAAGCTCATTAACCAAACCTGCCAGCAATTGATTGAGGATGTACAGCGTGACAATTATGGTGGGGAGCTATGGCGTTTAAAAAGAGAAGTACTTATCCTTGACCTGTTCTTTAGATCGCTGGATGAGATAGGCATTCCTTTGCAAAAAGAACAACCATTCCAGCTGCATCCGGATTACGAGCGGATGGTAAAAGTACAGGTATACATCAAGGAGAATATCGATAAAAAACTCTCTGTTCCCATGCTGGCCCGGAAATTCGCTATTCCCCCAGCCCAGTTGCGGAGAACTTATTTGCAGGTATTTAAACAACAGATGTGGGAATATATACGTACGGAAAGGTTACACCGGGCAACAGTATTGCTGTTGGAAACAGAAATGCCGGTACATGAAATTGCCTGGGAAGTAGGATATGAATCCGCTGCGGGATTTACACGGGTATTTACCTTTACCTTTAGGCAATCTCCCACGGACTACCGCAAATCATATAGAAAAGCGAGTTAA